ATGCGGCGTAGAGGACGCCGAGCACGCCGCCGTAGACGACGTGGCCGACGAGGCTCATGGGATTGATGTTCGGAACGGGTGGATTCGCCGGCAATACGGCGCCGACCCACGCGGGCATCACAATCGCTCCGAGGACCGCCCAGAGGACGAGCCCGTAAACGATGCCAGCACCGAGACTCTTGCCGAGCGTCTCATCATACCCCGTCGGACTCGCAATCGCGGCGAAGACGACGCCGAGAACCGCCGAGTGGGCCATATGGATCGTCCACCCAGCGACCCCGCCGCTGAGGCCGTACAGTCCGGGGGTCGCCCCGCCAATGATATCCGGCATCATCATCGACATCAGGATGCCGAAGACGAGACCGCCGCCGAGGCCGCCGATGACACCGGCTTTCCAGTGGTCGAGATCTGCTATGAGTGCCGTCTGCGTGGAGGTTTGGGTTGCCATTGCAACCGTACCAACGCGCAACTAGCCGAAAGTACTGCCTCGGAACGGCGAAGTCGACGCACGGCACCGACACGTATATTAGTTGTAATACTATTTGATAGCTCTCCAGCGGCAATGTTAGTCGGGTTTGTTGTCAGTCGACGGGGCTTCGAGTTCCGGCGGGAGTCCGAGATGTTTGATGCCGCTCTGCCCGGTAATTTTGAACTGGTAGAGCGCAGTCGGTTCGGAGACGCTGGCCCGTTCGAAGAGGTCGGGACGCCATCGAATCTCTATCGCCTCCAACAGCGCCCTCTGCTCATCAGCTGGGACCTCACTAATCGAACCTGTGAGAATGACGCTTCGCCAATTAAACGGTGTTTCGGCGCTGTAGACGAGAAACCGAGCGGTGTCGGCCTGCTGGCTTAGGTCGTGTTTTTCGCTCTGATCGCCGAGAACGTAAACGAAATACAGGGAATCGGAACCGTCGTACCAAAACGACAGCGGTCGCATCATCGGACCATCTCTTGTGGGAAGGCCCAGCACGCCAACGCTTCGGGTCGACAAAAAGCTTCGAATGTTGGCGTCAGTCATAGGTTTCATGCCGTACTCGGTGAGATCGTCGACGGTCATAGGCGAATATGACGAGAGACGGCCACTTGAGCCATTGCTCGTTCCGGAATTAGTGATAGTAGGCACTGCAGAACAGCCGCATAGCGATGACTATTTTGTGTCGACTACATTCACCGTGGCGACCACACGTTTTAATCCGGTGATGCCAAAGGAAGGCTGTGGCAGTAGACGACGCGCTACGGTTCTTTCCGTACGAGACGCCGTATCCGAACCAGCGAGAGGCCATCGACCGGATCGCCAACTCGCTGGGCCAGCGTCGAGACGTCCTCTTAGAGGGCGCTCCCGGCACTGGCAAGACGCTGTCGGCACTCGTGCCCGCGCTCGCATACGCTCGCGAACACGACAAAACGGTCGTCATCACGACCAACGTCCACCAGCAGATGCGGCAGTTCGTCGAAGACGCCCGCGCGATCACTCGCACCGAGCCGATTCGCGCAGTCGTTTTTAAAGGCAAAAAGCAGATGTGCCATATCGACGTGGGGTATCAGGAGTGTCAGAGCCTCCGGGATACCACCCGTGAGTTGGTCGACACCGAGACCGACAAGGACCAATTGGCCGCCCGCCAACAGGAGCTGTTGGATGCAAGCAAGGAGGGCGATTCGGGCGCGGCCGAGGCCCGCAGCGCGGTGATGGACGAACTCGATTCGGTCGAAGACGAACTCGAAGAGCTACGGGAGGGAAACGTCTGTGATTTTTATTACAACAATCTCATCGACGACAACGACGAGTTCTTTTCGTGGCTGTTCAATGACGTGCGGACCCCTGACGACGTCTACGAGTACGCCGACCAGCAGGGACTCTGTGGCTACGAGCTTTTAAAAGAGGGAATGGAGGGTGTCGACCTCGTGGTCTGCAACTACCATCACCTGCTGGACCCGATGATCCGCGAGCAGTTTTTCCGGTGGTTGGACCGCGATCCCGACGACGTGATCACGGTGTTCGACGAGGCCCACAACATCGTAGACGCTGCCAGAGATCACGCGACGCGAACGGTGACCGAGAACACGCTGGCGTCGGCGCTCGACGAACTGGACGGTCTCGACGACTCCCGGGCAGAGCCTGCCCGCAACGTGATCGAGGCGTTCCTAGAGGCCCTGCAGTCGACCTACGACACAGGACTGGGGACGAAAATCAACCCGCGAAAGGTCGGTGACGAGTGGACAGATCTCGCGGTGGCGAACCGCGACCGGCGAGACGATCTGACGCTGGCGTTCCTGCAGCGCTACGAGGGCCGCGGGATCAGTATCGAGGCCGAACTCGCCGTCCAGTTGGGAAAGGTCCTCGACGAGGAGTACGAACAAGCCTATCGGGATGGTGATGCGACGACGCGGGCCGAATGCCAGACGCTCCAAGCGGCGACCTTTATCAGTACGTGGATGTCCGAGGGCGACGAACTCGGCCAGCATCCGATGGTTGGCGTCCGGCGGGATGGGGCCACCGAGGAGATCTACGGCCGGGCGGAGCTGTATACCTGTATTCCGCGCGAGGTGACAAGCGAACTGTTCGACGAGGTGTATGCGAGCATTCTGATGAGCGCGACACTCCGACCGTTCGATGTGACCGAAGACGTCCTCGGCCTCGACTCACCGGCGCGGCTGGCCTACAAACTAAACTATCCCGAAGCCAACCGCCGGACCTACGCTGCGAAGGTGCCGGCGCTGTTCGCCAGCGAGCGGGACAACCCCGAGACCCAAGAGATAGTCACCGAACTGCTCGAAGACGTAATCCGGTTTACGCCGGGCAATACCCTGCTGTTTTTCCCCTCCTACTCGGAGTCCGAGCGGTACTACGACCGGCTCGACGACAGCAACGCGGGCGAACTCGGGACGCTGGTGCTCGATGGCTCCGACCGGTCGACCGAAAAACTGCGCACACGATTCGTCGACAGCGACAACGCCACGCTCTGTACCTCGCTGTGGGGGACGCTGGCCGAAGGCGTGAGCTTCGACGGCGACGACGCACGGACGGTCGTGGTGGTTGGGGTGCCGTATCCGCATCTCTCCGAGCGGATGGATGCGGTTCAGGATGCCTACAATCGGGCCTACAGCGACAGTCGACGCACGCGGGATGCGGGCTGGGCCTACGCCGTCGAGATCCCGACGATCCGCAAAACGCGGCAGGCCCTTGGGCGAGTAATCCGGTCACCCGAGGATTTCGGCGTCCGAATTCTGGCCGACAAGCGGTACACACAGGCTGATATGGGGAAATACAGTGTGCGCGGGAGTTTCCCGGTCGAAGAGCGCGAAGAGTTCGTCGACATCAAGCCGCAAAAGCTGAAGTTTGCCATGCTGAACTTTTATACTGATCACGACGCTTACGGTGGCGATCCGCCGGAACCCTGAAACGAGGGTGTCGACGTACCCTCTCTGCGTAGTGGCGTAGTCTCGCCACGCCATCCACCGGTCGACGAACAGACAGCGGAGAGGAAGCAGCGGTCTCTCGTAGTAAATTTATAAAACACCGTATAGGTACGGTAATTTATTCGTTGCCGGATGTTGCAGTAGGTAGCGTTCGAGTCTGTCATTCGCATCCGCGCGAGCGGAGCGAGCGCGGTTCTCCGAGGGTGAGGCCAAATACCTCACCCTCGGCCCTTTTTGATCGACATCAGTGCGGAGGCGAGCGGTTCGCCACCGGCGAACCCGAGGCGGAAAAAGGTCGTTTAGATAAAGAAGCCCTTGAACGCGTTGATGACGGCCCACTTGATTTTCTCGACGGTCTGGCCGTCTTCGCCGGTGATCACGATGTCGTCGTTGGCGACGGCATCCCGGAAGGCGACGGCGGGATTGCTCGCGGTGGTGATTTGTTCAATCGTTGCACGGTCCGTGGTAATCTTCCGTTTTGCATCTTCACTGGGAGTGTCAGCGAGATCAGTGATGCGGTTCTGCTTGTCCATCGTCATCGAGTAGGTGACGACCGACTCGCCGTCCTGAATGTAGATATTGCTGGTGCCAGCAATGCTGACCGGACCAAGGTCGACGCTATCGGCGTTGTCGTTGTACAGCGGAACCATCTCCTCTAAGGATTCATAGAGGTCATCGCCGGAGGCAGACTGTGCGGCTGCGCTGCCAGTCACTGCGCTTGCGAGCAGCACAGCGACCATCAACATCGAAAGGATACGTGCAATATTCATTTTCAAATGTATATCGCAGTGTGAGTATATAAATCAGATGTGTGTTTTATGTATAAATTTCCACAGTATGCGTTGGATTTTGGTTATTCTGTTCGAAGGTCCTGTATCGCGGAGTAAGACAGCTGTGTGATTGCCATTGCTGATCGTAACCGGGGGTTGGAAACGATCACACCACCAGTGGTCTCGGTCGTTACCGAGAGCCGCAACGTTTTATCGGCAACCGAAGTAACGTCCAGTTAGATGTCAGCTATTCAGCTCTCCAACGTCACAAAGCGGTATGGCGACCTCACTGCCGTCCGCAATCTGGATCTCACCGTCGAGTCGGGTGAGATCTACGGCTTTCTCGGGCCGAACGGGGCCGGAAAGTCGACAACGATCAACATGCTGCTCGACTTCGTTCGCCCCACGGAGGGGACGATTACCGTCCTCGGCGAGCCGGTCGGCGATTCGAGCGTCGACATCCGCGAGCGAACTGGAGTCCTGCCGGAGGGGTTCGACGTCTACAGTCGACTCACCGGCCGGAAACACATCGAGTTCGCTATCGAGTCGAAAGAGGCAGACAATGATCCGGATGCGATTTTGGATCGCGTCGGTCTCGCCGACGCGGGCGACCGGGCGGCTGGCGAGTACTCAAAGGGGATGCGCCAGCGACTGGTACTCGGGATGGCACTCGTGGGCGACCCCGAACTCCTGATCCTCGACGAACCCTCCACGGGTCTCGACCCCGGCGGAGCCAAGGAGATGCGAGATATCGTCCAGCAGGAGGCCGACCGTGGCGCGACCGTCTTCTTTTCGAGTCACGTACTCGGACAGGTCGAAGCCGTGTGTGATCGCGTCGGCATCCTCCACAAGGGCGAACTTGTGACCGAAGACAGTATCGAGGGGCTCCGGGAGGAAACCGGCAGCGAGGAGACGCTCATTTTGACCGTCGACGACGCGACTGACGACGATCTGGACCCGATTCGGCGGCTGGATGGCGTCTCGGGAGCCGCCGTCGACGGGCCCACGGTCACGGTCTCCTGTGAGTCGGGCGTCAAAAACGAGGTGATCGCCACACTCAGCGAGGCCGGCATCGAGATCGAGGATATCGAAACCGAGTCGACGTCGCTCGAAGAGCTCTTTTTATCGTACACCGATGGCGAAGGCGTCGTCGAGAAAGACGGTGGGAGCACCGGGAGCGGCGGCGGTGGGGATGGGACAGGCTCACAGCCACCGGAGGCCACCCCGGAGGGACGCCAATGAGTTGGCTCGTCGTTGCTCGGAAGGATTTCGAGGATGCGATCCGCTCGCGGTGGCTGATCGGGCTGACAGTGGTGTTCATCCTGCTCGTTTCGGGCGTGTCGTACCTCGCGCGTCAGACGGCCAGCGCGAACGCGGTCCTCCAGTTGTCCGGGAGCCTGTTCGTCGGAACGCTCGTCCCGCTAATTGCGCTGGTTGTCGCCTACAACGCCGTGACCGGCGAGCGGGAGTCGGGATCGCTGAAACTCCTGTTGTCGCTCCCACATTCGCGGGCCGACGTGGTCTTCGGGAAAGTTGTGGGTCGGGCTGCCGCGCTGTCGACGGCGATCACTGTCGGCTTTATATTGCCAGCAGTGATTCTCGCGCTCGGTCCGTTCACCCTCGAAATCGGCACCTACATCGGCTACATGCTACTGGTGGCGCTGTTGGCCTCGGTGTTCGTCGCTATCGCGGTCGGCTGGTCAGCGGCCGCGCCCTCTCAGCGGACTGCGCTAGGTGGCGCTATCGGGCTCTACTTCGTGTTCGTTCCCTTCTGGGGGGCGATCCAGCTCCGGCTCGGATCCGCCATCGGCTCGCTGGCCGACGTGCTACCCCTGAGCGCTCGGACCATCGGGAACGCCATTTTCCTGACTAACCCAGCCGAGTCGTTCGGGTGGCTGACGGGGCGACTCCTAGCCGGCGAGTTCATGATCGGCGAGACGGCGGGCCTCCAGCTGTCGGCGCTGTCGATGCTGTTGTTCTGGCTGCTGGCGGCTCCGCTCGTTGGACTGCTGGTGTTCCAACGCCGGGATCTGTGACGACTGATTGCGGCCACAACCGTCTCTGCAGAGCGATACTGCGCGTCGACCGTTGGGACCACAAGTGGATCGCTATGAGTCACCCGCCCATTGAGAGTCCCAAAACAGGGTTAGTAGCGTATCGGTGGCGACGAGCCGGGGGCTGTCGACGTGGGGTCAAAAATAGAGACGGTCCGCTGAAAACGGTTAGTTCGGAATTTAGGCCCGGATTTCGCGCTCGAAGATAATCTCGCCCGAAGATTTGTCGATGAGCGTGATTGTGAGCTGGTCATCACTCTCAAGATTATACTCGGTAGGGCCATTATCCACATTGTATGAACTACCAGATACAGAGCTATTCGCAGTAGAATTTTTTTCTGCCCCATCGGTTGTATTTATATATAGTTCATCGGCTGTGGCAAATGGGTCCTGATTGGTCCCATCCCAAGTTAGAGTGGCTTTTTCCTCATTTTCGACAATAATTCTTGTGTCTGCCAACTCAATGGTATCGCCACCAGAATGTTGGAGTACAATTTGGTCGTCAGCAACAGTGATGCTGTCGACGCCAACTGACGCCTGTGGAGCTGTTTGCGAGACGCTATCACCGAGCTGCAGCACGAACGCACCGATCACAGCAGCGAGGATCACCGTTATCGCCACCATGAGAATCACGCCGATAACCGGCGAGACAGCGCGTTCGTCGTCGTCGTTTCCGAGTAGTTCGTTGAACATATGTAGTTCCTTGTCCACAGCACAACGATTTACGAGACACACTGCGTAGGAGGACGTGGAGTAAACAGCCTCTCACACTCCACCTTTTTGTGACTCGGTAGCCGCCAGTATCTGTGGTGTGCTATTTGTATTCGCCCTTACCTACTTAATGGATTCGCTGACAATCTCAAATTCGATACCATCAAACGGTGGACACCGATGCTGTCACGCGACGATAAGGGTATTCGCAACGACTGGAATAACTGCCCTAACGGTCCGATCTGAGGGCTATCGAGCAGATATGACAAATACCGTTGGTGAAGAAACAGCAGAGATTTGACAATAAATTAATGTGACAGTTCGGTAGCAGCGGTCCGACCTACGACTCGGGCGGCCACTCGATACCGTGATCGGCCAGTAGGTCGACGAACTCGGCTTCGTCCAGCACCGGCACGTCGTTGTCTGCCGCATCGTCCTGCTTGCGCTGGCCCGGACTCTCGCCGATAACGAGGTAGTCAGTGTTCCCCGAAACGCTCCCCGTTGCGTTCGCGCCGTGGGCTTCAACGAGATCTTGGGCGTCGCTTCGGGCGACCGACAGCGAGCCAGTGAAGACGAACGTAAGCCCAGCGAGGTCGGCGGCTGTCTCTGCGATGTCGACCGACTGTGGGTCGACCCCCGCCGCCAGCAGCCCATCGAGTGCAGCGCGGTTTTCCTCACTGTCGAAAAAGTCCCGAATTTTCTCGGCGACGATTGGACCGACGTCGTCGACGGCTTCCAGTTCGTCCGGTTCGGCGTGTATCACCGCCGCAAGCGAACCGAACTCACGGGCCAGTGCGGTGGCCGTAGCGGAGCCAACCTCGGGAATCGACAGCGCGGTGAGAAACGAATCGAGCGGCGGCTCGCGGGCGGCATCGATCTCCGCGAGGAGGTTTTCAGCGCTTTTGTCGCCCCAGCCCTCCAGGTCGGCCAGTGCCTCGCGGTCGAGGCCGTAGAGGTCGGCCAGCGAGTCGACCAACTTTGCTTCTCGAAGCTGGCTGATGCGCTCGGGACCCAGCCCCTCGATGTCGAGGCCGCCGCGGCTGACGTAGTGTTCGATGGCGCGGTCGACCTGCGATTGGCAGGCTAACCCGCCGGTACAGAACGCGAGTGGCCCATCACGCTCGACGGGACTCTCACAGACCGGACAGTGGTCGGGGAACGCGAAGGTGGAGTCGCTGGCGGCGTCGACAACCTCGTCGATGTAGGGGATCACGTCGCCCGCCCGGAGCACCCGGACCGTGTCGCCTACGTCGACGCCCAGCGATTCGATCTCGCCGGGGTTGTGGAGCGTCGCCCGCGAGACGGTGACGCCGCCGACCTGCACCGGTTCGAGCAGAGCCACCGGCGTCATGCGGCCAGTCCGGCCGACCTGCACGACGATATCAGTAATCCCTGTGATCTCCGTGCGGGCAGGAAATTTGTACGCGAATGCGGACCGAGTGGCACGGGACGTGTTGCCAAGCATCTCGCAGGCGGCGATGTCGTTGACTTTGATGACGACGCCGTCGATCTCGTAGTTGAGATCCTCGCGTCGCTCCATCAGTTCGTCGCGGTAGTCGATGGCCGCCTCGATGTTGTCGACGTGCTCGGCGAGGTCGTCGACGTGGAACCCCCACGACCGGAACGCATCGAGTTCGGCCCACTGGGTCTCTGGGCGCTCGCGGTCGGCATCCTCGTAGGCCATGATCCCATAGAAAAAGCAGTCCAGTGGCCGAGACGCGACGACCGAGGGATCGAGTTGACGGATGGTTCCAGCAGTCGCATTGCGGGGGTTGGCAAACGGCTCCTTGCCGCGTTCGATTCGCTGGCGGTTGTGCTCTCGGAACCCATCCTTCGGCATAAATACCTCGCCGCGAACAGCGAGAAAATCGGGATACTCGCCGCGGAGTCGCTGGGGCACCGAGGGAATGGCTCGGACTTGGGCGGTGACGTCGTCGCCCTCCCGACCGTCGCCGCGAGTGGCCGCCCGGACGAGTCGACCCTCCTCGTACACTGCTTCCAGCGAGATGCCGTCGAATTTGGGTTCACAGACGTAGCCTGCGGGGTCCATTCCCTCGTCGCCCAGTTCTCGCCGGACGCGCTCGTCGAACTCCCGGACGTCTTCGGCCTCGCCGCTTTGCTCAATCGAGAGCATCGGCGCGGTGTGTTCGACCGTCTGGAGTTCGTCGACCGGCTGGCCGCCGACGCGCTGGGTGGGGCTATCGCGTTCGGCGAGATTGAACTCGGCTTCGAGATCTTGGAGGCGGGCAAACAGCAGATCGTAGACGCGATCAGCAATCAGGGGGTCGGCCTCGACGTAGTAGCGGTGGTCGTGTTCCCGAATCGCCGCTCGGAGCTGTTGGGCCTGCTCGGCGGCGTCAGTCTCGGAGAGTTCTTCGACCGACTCGAACTCGGTGGGTGGATCGCGGAGATAGGGGTTCGACTCGTCGACGCGGCTCATTAGCGTGGGCTACTGGCCCATACCTCAAAAGACGACTGGGTTGGCGGCTCTCACAGGCGTCGAATGGCGAGTGTCAAACCAGTTGGCGGCCGAGGAACTCCGAGTCGACACCAGTACGGTCACCACCCGGTGTCAATTGGCCGACCTGTAATTATTGGAATCGATAGTTAGGCCGCTAGGATATATATCCATGAGGTCACGAGCGAAGACAATGGGAGATGACGTTTTACTGAGTATACTCGTCGTCTCATTGGTACTGCTGGCGACCGTCGTGAGTGCAGTGTTAGCGGTCTACTCGTGGCGACGGATCGAGCATCCGATTTCGGACTCCTACGCTCGGCTGTTGGCGGCCGACAGCCTGTGGGCTGGCTGGTATCTGGTCGTGATTCTCAGCGGTGGGGGGCTGGTCACCACCGGCGCGCTCATCGGTCAGTCGGTCAGTGCCTCGCTTGCGGCCGTAATGTGGTTCCTGTTCGTCATCGAGTACACCGGCGACAGCGAGTGGCTGCCGGAAGTCGTCGGCCCGATCCTCCTCTCGGAGATCGGTCTGTACACTGTCCTGCGGCTGCTGAATCCGAACGGACTGGCGATTAGAGAAATCGCGACCGGGGAGTTCGGCCTTTTTGTGCTGTCGGCTGAGGTGTTTGGGCCAATCGTCTTCGCTCAATTAGCCCTCGTCTACGGGCTACTCGGGGTCTCGTTCGTGCTGTTAGGGCGGTTCATGTGGAAGACCCAGAATCTCTACCGATACCAGGCCGGAGCGATCCTCCTGACGGCGGTTGTCGTCACGGCCTCGACAGTGCTGTTCGTGAGTGAGTACCGGCTCCATCCACAGCTAGATATCACCTCCGTCTTTTTCGTCTTTCAGGCGGTCGTCATCGGCGTTGCGCTCTACCGTTACGACTTTTTAAAGGTCGCCCCGGTTGCTGCCGACCGCTTTTTCCGTGAGATGGCCGACCCGGTGTTGATTTTGGACGCCGATCAGGGGATCATCGACGCCAACGACGCTGCCGAGGGGATCGTCGACGGACTCAGTAGCCACCACTCACTCGACGACCTCGACACCGGGGAACTCACCAGTACGATCAGGTCGGTCGTCGACGAGCGGGCCGAAACGGCCGAATTCTCGTTGATGACCGACGGGGGCAGACGGGAGGTGTACGATATCGAAGTGACGCCGATCACCGATCAGTTCGAGATGACACAGGGTCACGTCGTCGTCCTCCACGAGATCACCGATCGAAAGCAGCGGGAGCGACGGCTCCGCGAGCAAAACAGGCGACTCGAAGAGTTCGCCGACATCGTCTCTCACGACCTGCGGAACCCGCTGTCGACGGCGGCTGGCTGGACGGAGGTCGTCGACAGAAAGCTGGCCGACGAGAAGCCCGACATTGAGGCTGCCAGAGACGGTCTCGACCAGATCGCCGACTCCCACGAACGGATGGACGAACTCATCGAGGTGTTGCTGACGATGGCCCAGCAGGGTCAGACCGTCGACGAAACCGAGCCGGTCGCACTCGACCAGTGTGCCACCGAAGCGTGGTCGACCGCCGACACCGGGGAGCTGGAACTCCGCATCGAAACCAATCAGACTGTCGAGGCCGATCCGGCGCGGCTCAGACAAGCCTTCGAGAACCTCTTCCGGAACGCCGACGACCACGGCACGGCGTCGACGGTCTCGGTCACCGAACTCCCTACCGGGTTCGCGGTCGAAGACGACGGCGAGGGGATTGCTGATGCCGACACGGAGTCGCTGTTCGAGTTCGGCTACACCACCGACGCCGAGGGCACCGGCATCGGACTCGCGGTGGTCAAACGCATCGTCGAAGCCCATGGCTGGCAGATCAGTGTCGACAACAGTGCAGACGGCGCACGGTTCGAGATCAGGGTTTAATTTCATGCTAACACACAACACAGTGGCGACTTTTGCCGTAACTGGCGTGCATAAACGTTTGTAGATATATGCACAGTACACATGACTGAGGGTTTCAACACGCGGAGCCTCCACGTCGGGACCGAACCGGACTCCGCGACCGGCGCACGGGCACCGCCGATCTACCAGACGACATCGTACGTTTTCGACGATGCTGACAGCGCGGCCGAACTCTACGCGCTCCGTGAGGAGGGCGACGTCTACTCGCGGGTCTCAAATCCGACCGTTCGCCAGCTGGAGGCCCGGCTGACGAGCCTCGAAGGCGGCGTCGGCGCGGTGGCAACCGCCGCCGGAATGGCCGCGCTTGATTCAGCAACCACGATCCTCGCCGAAAGCGGCGACAACATCGTCGCCAGCAACGATATGTACGGCGGCACCGGGACTTACCTCTCGAAGCTCGCCCCCCGGCGCGGGATCGAAGCCCGAACCGTCGACACCCTCGACTACGATGCCTACGCGGAGGCCATCGACGACGACACAGCCTATGTGCACGTCGAAACGCTGGCCAATCCCTCACTTGTCACCCCGGATTTCGAACGCCTCGCCGACGTGGCTCACGACCACTCCGTCCCACTGGTCGTCGACAACACGTTCGGAACTCCCTACCTCTGTCGACCGCTCGAACATGGCGCGGACATCGTCTGGGAGTCGACGACCAAGTGGATTCACGGCTCGGGGACGACAGTCGGTGGCATCTTGGTTGACGGCGGCACGTTCCCGTGGGACCACCCCGACGCCGACTATCCCGAACTGTCGGGCGAAAACCCCGGCTGGGGGTTCGACTTTTCTGAACGATTTGGCGAGCGCGCCTTTACGCTCGCGGCGCGCCACCGGGCGATCCGGGCGCTCGGCAACCAACAGGGCCCGTTCGACGCGTGGCAGACGATGCAGGGGCTCGAAACCCTCCCGCTGCGGATGGACCGCCACTGCG
This sequence is a window from Halohasta litchfieldiae. Protein-coding genes within it:
- a CDS encoding histidine kinase; translation: MATQTSTQTALIADLDHWKAGVIGGLGGGLVFGILMSMMMPDIIGGATPGLYGLSGGVAGWTIHMAHSAVLGVVFAAIASPTGYDETLGKSLGAGIVYGLVLWAVLGAIVMPAWVGAVLPANPPVPNINPMSLVGHVVYGGVLGVLYAAFTAE
- a CDS encoding pyridoxamine 5'-phosphate oxidase family protein, which translates into the protein MTVDDLTEYGMKPMTDANIRSFLSTRSVGVLGLPTRDGPMMRPLSFWYDGSDSLYFVYVLGDQSEKHDLSQQADTARFLVYSAETPFNWRSVILTGSISEVPADEQRALLEAIEIRWRPDLFERASVSEPTALYQFKITGQSGIKHLGLPPELEAPSTDNKPD
- a CDS encoding ATP-dependent DNA helicase, whose amino-acid sequence is MAVDDALRFFPYETPYPNQREAIDRIANSLGQRRDVLLEGAPGTGKTLSALVPALAYAREHDKTVVITTNVHQQMRQFVEDARAITRTEPIRAVVFKGKKQMCHIDVGYQECQSLRDTTRELVDTETDKDQLAARQQELLDASKEGDSGAAEARSAVMDELDSVEDELEELREGNVCDFYYNNLIDDNDEFFSWLFNDVRTPDDVYEYADQQGLCGYELLKEGMEGVDLVVCNYHHLLDPMIREQFFRWLDRDPDDVITVFDEAHNIVDAARDHATRTVTENTLASALDELDGLDDSRAEPARNVIEAFLEALQSTYDTGLGTKINPRKVGDEWTDLAVANRDRRDDLTLAFLQRYEGRGISIEAELAVQLGKVLDEEYEQAYRDGDATTRAECQTLQAATFISTWMSEGDELGQHPMVGVRRDGATEEIYGRAELYTCIPREVTSELFDEVYASILMSATLRPFDVTEDVLGLDSPARLAYKLNYPEANRRTYAAKVPALFASERDNPETQEIVTELLEDVIRFTPGNTLLFFPSYSESERYYDRLDDSNAGELGTLVLDGSDRSTEKLRTRFVDSDNATLCTSLWGTLAEGVSFDGDDARTVVVVGVPYPHLSERMDAVQDAYNRAYSDSRRTRDAGWAYAVEIPTIRKTRQALGRVIRSPEDFGVRILADKRYTQADMGKYSVRGSFPVEEREEFVDIKPQKLKFAMLNFYTDHDAYGGDPPEP
- a CDS encoding ABC transporter ATP-binding protein, whose translation is MSAIQLSNVTKRYGDLTAVRNLDLTVESGEIYGFLGPNGAGKSTTINMLLDFVRPTEGTITVLGEPVGDSSVDIRERTGVLPEGFDVYSRLTGRKHIEFAIESKEADNDPDAILDRVGLADAGDRAAGEYSKGMRQRLVLGMALVGDPELLILDEPSTGLDPGGAKEMRDIVQQEADRGATVFFSSHVLGQVEAVCDRVGILHKGELVTEDSIEGLREETGSEETLILTVDDATDDDLDPIRRLDGVSGAAVDGPTVTVSCESGVKNEVIATLSEAGIEIEDIETESTSLEELFLSYTDGEGVVEKDGGSTGSGGGGDGTGSQPPEATPEGRQ
- a CDS encoding ABC transporter permease, which translates into the protein MSWLVVARKDFEDAIRSRWLIGLTVVFILLVSGVSYLARQTASANAVLQLSGSLFVGTLVPLIALVVAYNAVTGERESGSLKLLLSLPHSRADVVFGKVVGRAAALSTAITVGFILPAVILALGPFTLEIGTYIGYMLLVALLASVFVAIAVGWSAAAPSQRTALGGAIGLYFVFVPFWGAIQLRLGSAIGSLADVLPLSARTIGNAIFLTNPAESFGWLTGRLLAGEFMIGETAGLQLSALSMLLFWLLAAPLVGLLVFQRRDL
- a CDS encoding type IV pilin encodes the protein MFNELLGNDDDERAVSPVIGVILMVAITVILAAVIGAFVLQLGDSVSQTAPQASVGVDSITVADDQIVLQHSGGDTIELADTRIIVENEEKATLTWDGTNQDPFATADELYINTTDGAEKNSTANSSVSGSSYNVDNGPTEYNLESDDQLTITLIDKSSGEIIFEREIRA
- the ligA gene encoding NAD-dependent DNA ligase LigA, whose amino-acid sequence is MSRVDESNPYLRDPPTEFESVEELSETDAAEQAQQLRAAIREHDHRYYVEADPLIADRVYDLLFARLQDLEAEFNLAERDSPTQRVGGQPVDELQTVEHTAPMLSIEQSGEAEDVREFDERVRRELGDEGMDPAGYVCEPKFDGISLEAVYEEGRLVRAATRGDGREGDDVTAQVRAIPSVPQRLRGEYPDFLAVRGEVFMPKDGFREHNRQRIERGKEPFANPRNATAGTIRQLDPSVVASRPLDCFFYGIMAYEDADRERPETQWAELDAFRSWGFHVDDLAEHVDNIEAAIDYRDELMERREDLNYEIDGVVIKVNDIAACEMLGNTSRATRSAFAYKFPARTEITGITDIVVQVGRTGRMTPVALLEPVQVGGVTVSRATLHNPGEIESLGVDVGDTVRVLRAGDVIPYIDEVVDAASDSTFAFPDHCPVCESPVERDGPLAFCTGGLACQSQVDRAIEHYVSRGGLDIEGLGPERISQLREAKLVDSLADLYGLDREALADLEGWGDKSAENLLAEIDAAREPPLDSFLTALSIPEVGSATATALAREFGSLAAVIHAEPDELEAVDDVGPIVAEKIRDFFDSEENRAALDGLLAAGVDPQSVDIAETAADLAGLTFVFTGSLSVARSDAQDLVEAHGANATGSVSGNTDYLVIGESPGQRKQDDAADNDVPVLDEAEFVDLLADHGIEWPPES
- a CDS encoding sensor histidine kinase; amino-acid sequence: MGDDVLLSILVVSLVLLATVVSAVLAVYSWRRIEHPISDSYARLLAADSLWAGWYLVVILSGGGLVTTGALIGQSVSASLAAVMWFLFVIEYTGDSEWLPEVVGPILLSEIGLYTVLRLLNPNGLAIREIATGEFGLFVLSAEVFGPIVFAQLALVYGLLGVSFVLLGRFMWKTQNLYRYQAGAILLTAVVVTASTVLFVSEYRLHPQLDITSVFFVFQAVVIGVALYRYDFLKVAPVAADRFFREMADPVLILDADQGIIDANDAAEGIVDGLSSHHSLDDLDTGELTSTIRSVVDERAETAEFSLMTDGGRREVYDIEVTPITDQFEMTQGHVVVLHEITDRKQRERRLREQNRRLEEFADIVSHDLRNPLSTAAGWTEVVDRKLADEKPDIEAARDGLDQIADSHERMDELIEVLLTMAQQGQTVDETEPVALDQCATEAWSTADTGELELRIETNQTVEADPARLRQAFENLFRNADDHGTASTVSVTELPTGFAVEDDGEGIADADTESLFEFGYTTDAEGTGIGLAVVKRIVEAHGWQISVDNSADGARFEIRV